One Thunnus thynnus chromosome 18, fThuThy2.1, whole genome shotgun sequence genomic region harbors:
- the cep57l1 gene encoding centrosomal protein CEP57L1 isoform X2 has product MDSQINSPQASQPKPNIDSKAVVDALKTLQEKIRRLELERKQAEKTYQHYSQDAQKEQPITTAYTTHSQPAISLHETDNSNRKELDSKLQSAEARCKVLEKQLDYMRKMVENAKKEKNAVMENQASLQKQQPSSSDDQIQREKLEKLESECFRLSRTQTLAEMKLAILEQKLLKEEHERKLVQEKADELRRELDVNLRLSSPTTEEIKPKKKTNKTTRKTSRQNELASPSGLRHKKMPFVAGTSTSPSHSVHANVQSILHMMKHHQPQLCERVSALHRSGCGAKKSLQKAFSPTSTTSHKLERKPEQADQSLGSLSDLLLALQDELGQMSFEHQELVRQVDAAQHREHRQDLQRELERLVARMEEKGAQITKLRKHQQSVHKWTHSSEQQPCANEVKKLSGIRPPNPSPVKTKQKGKKAAATHKNLQILRETQKFRKSLKQDDVSWET; this is encoded by the exons ATGGACTCACAGATAAACAGCCCTCAGGCCTCACAGCCCAAACCTAATATTGACAGTAAAG CTGTTGTGGATGCATTAAAGACCCTCCAGGAGAAAATCAGGCGGTTGGAGCTGGAAAGGAAGCAAGCGGAAAAGACCTACCAGCATTACTCCCAGGATGCCCAGAAGGAACAGCCGATCACAACAGCGTACACCACGCACAGCCAACCAGCAATCAGCCTGCATGAAACTGATAACTCTAACAGGAAAG AGCTGGACTCAAAGCTTCAGTCAGCGGAGGCTCGCTGTAAGGTTCTTGAGAAGCAGCTGGACTACATGAGGAAGATGGttgaaaatgccaaaaaggAGAAGAATGCTGTGATGGAGAATCAG GCTTCACTGCAGAAACAGCAGCCAAGCAGTTCAGACGACCAAATTCAGCGGGAGAAGCTGGAGAAACTTGAATCGGAGTGTTTCAGATTGAGTAGAACCCAAACTCTGGCAGAG ATGAAGCTTGCCATTCTGGAGCAGAAACTACTGAAAGAAGAGCATGAGCGCAAACTTGTACAGGAGAAGGCGGACGAG CTGCGGAGGGAGCTGGACGTCAACCTTCGATTGTCTTCACCAACTACTGAGGAGATTAAgccaaagaagaaaacaaataagacCACCAGG AAAACATCCAGACAGAATGAGCTGGCATCACCAAGCGGCCTAAGGCACAAAAAAATGCCCTTTGTTGCAGGAACA TCGACAAGCCCAAGCCATTCAGTCCACGCCAACGTACAAAGTATCCTTCACATGATGAAGcaccatcagcctcagctgtgtgAACGAGTAAGCGCTCTGCACAGGTCTGGCTGTGGAGCCAAGAAGAGCCTCCAAAAGGCCTTTTCTCCAACTTCCACCACTTCTCACAAGCTTGAAAGGAAGCCAGAACAAGCAGACCAATCACTGGGCTCGCTGTCTGACCTGCTCCTGGCTCTGCAGGACGAGCTAGGGCAGATGAGCTT tgagcaTCAGGAGTTGGTGCGTCAGGTAGATGCAGCCCAACATCGGGAGCACAGGCAGGACCTGCAGAGAGAACTGGAAAGGTTGGTTGCCAGAATGGAGGAGAAGGGAGCTCAGATCACGAAACTCCGCAAACACCAGCAGTCG GTCCATAAATGGACCcacagcagtgagcagcagccCTGTGCCAATGAAGTCAAGAAGCTGAGTGGGATCAGACCGCCCAATCCTTCGCCTGTTAAGACTAAGCAGAAGGGAAAGAAAGCTGCGGCCACTCACAAAAATCTGCAGATTCTCAGAGAGACCCAGAAGTTCCGCAAAAGCCTAAAACAGGACGACGTCTCCTGGGAAACATGA
- the cep57l1 gene encoding centrosomal protein CEP57L1 isoform X1 yields the protein METYSDQILDSPSKNSYIGSYYQPPDRILPTPRELELPARSSISMDSQINSPQASQPKPNIDSKAVVDALKTLQEKIRRLELERKQAEKTYQHYSQDAQKEQPITTAYTTHSQPAISLHETDNSNRKELDSKLQSAEARCKVLEKQLDYMRKMVENAKKEKNAVMENQASLQKQQPSSSDDQIQREKLEKLESECFRLSRTQTLAEMKLAILEQKLLKEEHERKLVQEKADELRRELDVNLRLSSPTTEEIKPKKKTNKTTRKTSRQNELASPSGLRHKKMPFVAGTSTSPSHSVHANVQSILHMMKHHQPQLCERVSALHRSGCGAKKSLQKAFSPTSTTSHKLERKPEQADQSLGSLSDLLLALQDELGQMSFEHQELVRQVDAAQHREHRQDLQRELERLVARMEEKGAQITKLRKHQQSVHKWTHSSEQQPCANEVKKLSGIRPPNPSPVKTKQKGKKAAATHKNLQILRETQKFRKSLKQDDVSWET from the exons ATGGAGACTTACAGCGATCAG ATTTTAGACTCACCCTCCAAAAACAGTTACATTGGAAGCTATTACCAGCCTCCAGACAGGATACTACCAACACCAAGAGAGCTGGAGCTCCCTGCACGCTCATCCATCAGCATGGACTCACAGATAAACAGCCCTCAGGCCTCACAGCCCAAACCTAATATTGACAGTAAAG CTGTTGTGGATGCATTAAAGACCCTCCAGGAGAAAATCAGGCGGTTGGAGCTGGAAAGGAAGCAAGCGGAAAAGACCTACCAGCATTACTCCCAGGATGCCCAGAAGGAACAGCCGATCACAACAGCGTACACCACGCACAGCCAACCAGCAATCAGCCTGCATGAAACTGATAACTCTAACAGGAAAG AGCTGGACTCAAAGCTTCAGTCAGCGGAGGCTCGCTGTAAGGTTCTTGAGAAGCAGCTGGACTACATGAGGAAGATGGttgaaaatgccaaaaaggAGAAGAATGCTGTGATGGAGAATCAG GCTTCACTGCAGAAACAGCAGCCAAGCAGTTCAGACGACCAAATTCAGCGGGAGAAGCTGGAGAAACTTGAATCGGAGTGTTTCAGATTGAGTAGAACCCAAACTCTGGCAGAG ATGAAGCTTGCCATTCTGGAGCAGAAACTACTGAAAGAAGAGCATGAGCGCAAACTTGTACAGGAGAAGGCGGACGAG CTGCGGAGGGAGCTGGACGTCAACCTTCGATTGTCTTCACCAACTACTGAGGAGATTAAgccaaagaagaaaacaaataagacCACCAGG AAAACATCCAGACAGAATGAGCTGGCATCACCAAGCGGCCTAAGGCACAAAAAAATGCCCTTTGTTGCAGGAACA TCGACAAGCCCAAGCCATTCAGTCCACGCCAACGTACAAAGTATCCTTCACATGATGAAGcaccatcagcctcagctgtgtgAACGAGTAAGCGCTCTGCACAGGTCTGGCTGTGGAGCCAAGAAGAGCCTCCAAAAGGCCTTTTCTCCAACTTCCACCACTTCTCACAAGCTTGAAAGGAAGCCAGAACAAGCAGACCAATCACTGGGCTCGCTGTCTGACCTGCTCCTGGCTCTGCAGGACGAGCTAGGGCAGATGAGCTT tgagcaTCAGGAGTTGGTGCGTCAGGTAGATGCAGCCCAACATCGGGAGCACAGGCAGGACCTGCAGAGAGAACTGGAAAGGTTGGTTGCCAGAATGGAGGAGAAGGGAGCTCAGATCACGAAACTCCGCAAACACCAGCAGTCG GTCCATAAATGGACCcacagcagtgagcagcagccCTGTGCCAATGAAGTCAAGAAGCTGAGTGGGATCAGACCGCCCAATCCTTCGCCTGTTAAGACTAAGCAGAAGGGAAAGAAAGCTGCGGCCACTCACAAAAATCTGCAGATTCTCAGAGAGACCCAGAAGTTCCGCAAAAGCCTAAAACAGGACGACGTCTCCTGGGAAACATGA